The proteins below come from a single Leptolyngbya sp. 'hensonii' genomic window:
- a CDS encoding hydantoinase B/oxoprolinase family protein, producing MTTGWQFWIDRGGTFTDIVARRPDGQLILHKLLSENPGRYRDAAIQGIRDLLGLVSDQPIPTDQIAVVKMGTTVATNALLERQGDRTLLLITQGFGDALRIGYQHRPDIFARQIVLPEMIYERVIEVEERYSAQGEELVPITRPVETGLIASLRGAYDDGFRSCAIVFLHGYRYPNHERQVAALARQVGFTQISMSHAVSSLMKLISRGDTTVVDAYLSPILRRYVEQVSQSLSASGNRFPSLLFMQSNGGLAEARSFQGKDSILSGPSGGIVGAVETSLRAGFDRIISFDMGGTSTDVAHYRGEYERTFETEVAGVRLRTPMMAIHTVAAGGGSMLRFEDTGYRVGPASAGAYPGPACYRNGGPLTVTDCNVMLGRLQPEFFPRIFGTGGDQPLDQAIVQERFAELTRQIQSAKGDHRTPEQVARGFLTIAIEKMAAAIKKISVQRGYDVTDYTLCCFGGAGGQHACLIAEALGMQQVFIHPYAGVLSAYGMGLASLRVLRERAVEAPLTEALMPQLKAILAALEAAASGELTRQSPTGLDITLAVLPRVHLRYEGTDSALIVEFGERATLIDRFTQAHQQRYGFTSSSRPLIVEAVAVEVVGQMPHPPEPVLARSRKGAPVAIAQVPMYSADHWQTTPVFQRQDLQPGDHFAGPAILLDTTSTTILEPGWLAQVTDRGEVVLRRHCPADAPVLSLPTAALPQTPDPVLLEVLSNQFQSIAEQMGLTLQNTSSSVNIKERLDFSCAIFDQQGQLVANAPHIPVHLGSMGESVQALMASHGATLVPGDVYVLNNPYDGGTHLPDVTVITPVFCQESHPGRPAFYVASRGHHADIGGITPGSMPPHSTSLDQEGVLLDRVLLVDRGQFREQELLDLLTAGPYPARNPAQNIADLKAQIAANEWGVRELQHLVQQHGLALVQTYMGFVQEQAEAAVRRVLDQLAQRLTQQRFTYGMDNGSQIQVTVSLQPATRSARIDFTGTSPQEPNNFNAPLAVCKAAVLYVFRTLVTEAIPLNAGCLRPLEVIVPEGCLLHPHYPAAVVAGNVETSQAIVDALYGALGVMAASQGTMNNFTFGNDRYQYYETLCGGSGAGPDFDGTDAVHTHMTNSRLTDPEVLEWRFPVLLQSFAIRPHSGGQGKHRGGHGVIRRIQFRAAMTAGILANRRIIPPFGLAGGLAAAPGRTWVERIDGTTTELGSTATIALQPGDVFVIETPGGGGYGLPDSSRYFGEDAL from the coding sequence ATGACCACAGGCTGGCAATTCTGGATCGATCGGGGTGGCACGTTCACCGATATTGTTGCTCGCCGACCCGATGGACAGCTAATTCTCCACAAATTACTGTCAGAAAATCCAGGCCGGTATAGGGATGCAGCCATTCAGGGCATCCGAGACCTTCTGGGGCTGGTATCCGACCAACCCATCCCCACAGACCAGATTGCCGTGGTCAAGATGGGAACTACTGTGGCCACGAATGCTTTGCTGGAACGCCAGGGCGATCGTACTCTGCTGCTGATCACCCAAGGTTTTGGGGATGCCCTGCGTATCGGGTACCAGCATCGCCCGGACATTTTCGCTCGCCAGATTGTCTTGCCGGAGATGATTTATGAACGGGTGATCGAGGTCGAGGAACGATATTCGGCCCAGGGAGAAGAATTGGTCCCCATCACGCGCCCCGTAGAGACAGGATTAATCGCGTCTCTACGGGGCGCGTATGACGATGGGTTTCGATCGTGCGCGATCGTGTTCCTACACGGCTACCGCTACCCCAATCATGAACGGCAGGTGGCAGCCCTGGCCCGCCAGGTTGGTTTTACCCAGATCTCCATGTCCCATGCCGTCAGTTCCCTGATGAAGCTGATTAGCCGGGGGGATACAACGGTAGTGGATGCCTACCTCTCCCCAATTCTGCGTCGCTATGTGGAGCAGGTTAGTCAATCCCTCTCTGCCTCAGGGAACAGATTCCCCTCCCTGCTGTTCATGCAATCCAACGGGGGACTGGCGGAGGCCCGATCGTTCCAGGGCAAGGACAGCATCCTGTCGGGACCATCTGGCGGCATTGTCGGTGCAGTCGAAACCAGTCTCAGGGCGGGGTTCGATCGCATCATCAGTTTCGATATGGGAGGCACCTCCACCGATGTGGCCCATTACCGGGGAGAGTACGAACGCACCTTTGAGACGGAGGTTGCTGGGGTACGCCTGCGAACGCCCATGATGGCGATCCATACGGTGGCAGCCGGGGGAGGCTCCATGCTCCGGTTTGAGGATACGGGCTATCGGGTGGGGCCAGCCTCTGCTGGAGCCTATCCGGGGCCAGCCTGCTATCGCAATGGGGGACCCCTGACAGTGACGGACTGTAACGTCATGCTGGGGAGACTGCAACCGGAGTTTTTTCCCAGGATCTTCGGGACTGGCGGTGATCAACCCCTGGATCAGGCGATCGTCCAGGAACGATTTGCGGAGTTGACTCGCCAGATTCAGTCGGCGAAAGGGGATCACCGCACTCCAGAGCAGGTGGCCAGGGGCTTTTTGACGATCGCCATCGAGAAAATGGCAGCAGCAATCAAAAAAATCTCCGTGCAGCGCGGCTATGATGTCACGGACTACACCCTCTGTTGTTTTGGCGGAGCCGGTGGCCAACATGCCTGCCTGATTGCCGAGGCCCTGGGGATGCAACAGGTCTTTATCCATCCCTATGCAGGGGTTCTATCCGCCTATGGGATGGGGCTGGCCAGTCTGCGCGTTTTGCGCGAACGGGCTGTGGAAGCCCCGCTCACCGAGGCGCTCATGCCCCAACTGAAGGCTATTCTGGCCGCACTGGAGGCAGCGGCCTCTGGGGAACTCACCCGCCAATCCCCGACGGGACTGGACATAACCCTGGCAGTATTGCCCCGGGTACATCTGCGCTATGAGGGTACTGATTCAGCCCTGATTGTTGAGTTCGGGGAGCGGGCCACCCTGATCGATCGCTTCACCCAGGCCCATCAGCAACGCTATGGATTTACCTCGAGCAGCCGCCCTCTGATCGTCGAGGCCGTGGCGGTTGAGGTCGTGGGTCAGATGCCCCACCCACCAGAGCCCGTCCTTGCGCGATCGCGCAAGGGAGCCCCAGTGGCGATCGCCCAGGTGCCGATGTATAGCGCCGATCACTGGCAGACGACCCCCGTCTTCCAGCGGCAGGATTTGCAACCGGGCGATCACTTCGCTGGTCCCGCCATCCTCCTCGACACCACCAGCACGACCATCCTGGAACCGGGCTGGCTGGCTCAGGTGACCGATCGGGGGGAGGTAGTGCTGCGTCGGCATTGCCCTGCTGACGCTCCTGTATTGTCCCTCCCCACCGCAGCTCTGCCCCAAACCCCGGACCCCGTACTGCTGGAAGTCTTGAGCAATCAGTTTCAGTCGATCGCCGAACAGATGGGACTGACCCTGCAAAACACCAGTTCCTCCGTCAACATCAAGGAACGGCTGGACTTTTCCTGCGCCATTTTTGATCAGCAGGGGCAACTGGTGGCCAATGCGCCCCACATCCCCGTCCATCTCGGCTCTATGGGGGAAAGTGTCCAGGCTCTGATGGCCTCCCACGGTGCGACCCTGGTCCCCGGTGATGTGTATGTCCTCAATAATCCCTATGACGGGGGCACCCATCTCCCAGATGTGACCGTAATTACACCGGTGTTTTGTCAGGAGAGCCATCCTGGCCGTCCTGCTTTCTATGTGGCTTCCCGAGGGCACCATGCCGATATCGGGGGCATCACTCCCGGTTCCATGCCCCCCCACAGCACCAGTCTGGATCAGGAAGGCGTGTTGCTAGACCGGGTGCTACTGGTCGATCGGGGCCAGTTCCGGGAACAGGAACTCCTGGATCTCCTGACCGCAGGCCCCTATCCGGCCCGCAATCCGGCCCAGAATATCGCCGATTTGAAGGCCCAGATCGCCGCTAACGAGTGGGGTGTGCGAGAACTGCAGCATCTGGTCCAGCAGCATGGACTGGCCCTAGTGCAGACCTATATGGGCTTTGTCCAGGAGCAGGCAGAGGCTGCCGTGCGGCGGGTGTTGGACCAGTTGGCCCAGCGGTTAACGCAACAGCGCTTTACCTATGGGATGGATAATGGCAGCCAGATTCAGGTTACCGTATCCCTACAGCCCGCAACTCGTAGTGCCCGGATTGATTTTACGGGTACTTCTCCTCAGGAACCCAACAACTTCAATGCTCCCCTGGCCGTTTGTAAGGCAGCCGTACTCTACGTCTTTCGCACCTTGGTGACGGAAGCGATTCCCCTCAATGCCGGGTGTCTTAGACCCTTGGAGGTGATCGTGCCAGAGGGCTGTCTGTTGCATCCCCACTATCCGGCTGCGGTGGTGGCGGGCAATGTGGAGACCTCCCAGGCGATCGTTGATGCCTTGTATGGGGCTTTGGGGGTGATGGCCGCCTCCCAAGGGACGATGAATAACTTTACTTTTGGCAACGATCGCTACCAGTACTATGAAACCCTCTGCGGGGGCTCCGGGGCCGGACCCGATTTCGATGGCACAGATGCCGTCCACACCCACATGACCAATTCCCGCCTCACCGATCCAGAGGTGCTGGAATGGCGGTTCCCAGTCCTCCTCCAGAGCTTTGCCATACGCCCCCACAGCGGCGGCCAGGGTAAGCACCGGGGCGGCCATGGGGTAATCCGGCGGAT
- a CDS encoding prohibitin family protein produces MKSTDSSRTATISLILALLLLLMVTVLKPFVIVNAGERGVVMQFGRVLPEVLGEGIHPIVPVINTVQKLSVRVQKHQIPTQAASKDLQDVFTDVALNWHIVPTQANVMFQEIGDENQVVQRIINPAVEEVLKAVMARYTAEEIITKREEVKAGVDQSLTGRLANYYIGVDDISLVGVHFSDRFSEAVEAKQIAEQEAKRAEFVAVKATREAEAEVNRAQGTAQAQRLLRETLTPELLQKQAIEKWDGHFPTVLGGNGALPFISLDGALPKP; encoded by the coding sequence GTGAAATCAACTGATTCCTCCAGAACCGCGACGATCTCCCTGATCCTGGCTTTGCTCCTCCTCCTGATGGTGACCGTTCTGAAACCATTTGTGATTGTCAATGCGGGGGAACGTGGAGTTGTGATGCAATTTGGTCGAGTCCTACCAGAAGTTCTGGGAGAAGGGATTCACCCCATTGTGCCTGTGATCAACACCGTCCAGAAATTGAGTGTGCGGGTGCAAAAGCACCAGATCCCGACCCAGGCTGCTTCCAAAGACCTGCAGGATGTGTTTACCGATGTGGCCCTAAACTGGCATATCGTGCCCACCCAGGCTAATGTCATGTTTCAAGAGATTGGGGATGAAAACCAGGTGGTGCAGCGGATCATTAACCCCGCAGTCGAAGAAGTTTTGAAAGCCGTGATGGCCCGGTACACCGCTGAGGAGATTATTACCAAGCGGGAAGAGGTCAAAGCAGGGGTTGATCAATCCCTGACGGGTCGGTTGGCCAATTACTATATCGGGGTCGATGATATTTCCCTGGTGGGAGTTCATTTCTCCGATCGTTTCAGTGAAGCAGTGGAGGCCAAGCAGATTGCCGAACAGGAAGCGAAACGAGCCGAATTCGTCGCGGTGAAAGCCACCCGCGAAGCCGAAGCGGAAGTCAACCGCGCTCAGGGCACAGCTCAGGCACAGCGGTTACTGCGGGAAACCCTGACGCCGGAACTGTTGCAAAAGCAGGCGATCGAAAAGTGGGATGGCCACTTCCCAACCGTTCTAGGGGGCAATGGGGCCCTGCCATTTATCTCTCTGGATGGGGCCTTGCCCAAGCCTTAA
- a CDS encoding prohibitin family protein has protein sequence MKSSTYPLYLTGGVVLILGALLFRPFTIVNAGQRGVIMQFGKVQDRILDEGLHPIVPIVTTIEKINVRVQKNDVKAEAASKDLQNVTADIAVNWHVDPLKVNRVFQQVGDEGQIVNGIITPAVSEVVKAATAKKTAEEIITRRTELKGEIDDQIRERLKPYGIIIDDVSLVDVSFSAEFNKAIEAKQIAEQQAKQADFIAQRAAKEAEAEVNRAKGQAEAQRLQRLTLTPELLQKLAIEKWNGQFPVVMGGNGALPFINIDPGKLSSVQKN, from the coding sequence ATGAAATCTTCTACCTATCCTCTCTATCTGACTGGAGGGGTTGTGCTGATCCTTGGAGCATTACTCTTTCGCCCCTTCACCATCGTGAATGCCGGACAACGAGGTGTGATCATGCAGTTCGGCAAAGTCCAGGACAGAATCCTGGATGAGGGCTTACATCCAATCGTCCCGATCGTGACTACGATCGAGAAAATTAACGTGCGGGTCCAGAAGAATGATGTCAAAGCAGAAGCGGCCTCTAAAGACCTGCAGAACGTCACCGCAGATATCGCTGTCAACTGGCACGTTGATCCCCTGAAGGTGAATCGGGTCTTCCAGCAGGTCGGAGATGAGGGTCAAATTGTCAACGGCATTATCACGCCCGCCGTTTCAGAGGTGGTCAAAGCTGCAACAGCCAAGAAAACAGCCGAGGAAATTATCACCCGCCGGACTGAATTGAAAGGGGAGATCGATGACCAGATCCGGGAACGGCTGAAGCCTTACGGTATTATCATCGACGACGTTTCCCTGGTTGATGTCAGTTTCTCGGCAGAGTTTAATAAGGCGATCGAGGCCAAACAGATCGCTGAGCAACAGGCCAAACAGGCAGACTTTATTGCCCAACGGGCTGCCAAGGAAGCTGAAGCCGAAGTCAATCGAGCGAAGGGACAGGCTGAAGCCCAGCGCCTGCAGCGTCTGACCCTGACACCAGAACTGCTCCAAAAGCTGGCGATCGAAAAATGGAATGGCCAGTTTCCCGTCGTCATGGGGGGAAATGGAGCCCTGCCATTTATCAATATCGATCCCGGTAAGCTCTCCTCAGTTCAGAAAAACTGA
- a CDS encoding dual specificity protein phosphatase — protein MVPSSWSSFSHSADKWVRKTAFYHLKQFLWRIVQFFVPFRKARDHSPARKAAYQKAAARRGKLRMSWVIPGKLAVGGSPQPGDSAVLAQANIRVVLSLCANSEEPLPEDVSQSFRCLRLVLPDSHYRSEMKPSQLMAAVDMIQHSIEHHLPIYVHCLAGIERSPTVCIAYLCRYRNLELWEALNWLKQVHPLSMPTESQLRAVLALLREYPYPQDRKIKT, from the coding sequence GTGGTTCCGTCGTCCTGGTCTTCCTTCAGTCACTCTGCGGATAAGTGGGTGCGAAAAACAGCGTTCTATCACCTTAAGCAATTCCTCTGGCGGATCGTGCAGTTTTTCGTTCCGTTTAGGAAGGCTCGTGACCACTCCCCCGCCCGGAAAGCGGCTTATCAGAAAGCAGCCGCCCGACGGGGCAAACTGCGTATGAGTTGGGTCATTCCCGGCAAGCTAGCTGTTGGCGGATCACCCCAGCCAGGGGATAGTGCCGTACTGGCCCAGGCCAATATCAGAGTTGTCCTCTCTCTGTGCGCCAATTCTGAAGAACCTTTACCCGAAGATGTGAGCCAAAGCTTTCGCTGCCTACGCCTGGTCCTCCCCGACAGCCATTACCGCAGCGAAATGAAGCCCAGTCAGTTAATGGCGGCAGTGGATATGATTCAACACAGTATTGAACATCATCTGCCTATCTATGTTCATTGCCTGGCCGGAATTGAACGATCGCCCACCGTTTGCATTGCCTATCTATGCCGCTACCGCAATCTGGAGTTGTGGGAGGCCCTGAACTGGCTGAAACAAGTTCACCCCTTGTCCATGCCGACAGAATCCCAACTCCGAGCGGTACTCGCCCTATTGCGGGAATATCCCTATCCTCAAGATCGAAAGATTAAAACTTGA